Proteins encoded within one genomic window of Flavobacterium gilvum:
- a CDS encoding bifunctional aconitate hydratase 2/2-methylisocitrate dehydratase → MNIYNDYLKEIEERKAQGLHPKPIDGAELLSEIIAQIKDLNNPNREDSVKYFIYNTLPGTTPAAGAKAKFLKEIILGESVVKEITPAFGFELLSHMKGGPSIEVLLDLALGNDASIAKEAANVLKTQVYLYEADTDRLIAAFKSGNVIAKEILESYAKAEFFTNLPEIAEEIKVVTFIAGEGDISTDLLSPGNQAHSRSDRELHGKCMITPQAQDEIKALQAQHPDKSVMLIAEKGTMGVGSSRMSGVNNVALWTGKQASPYVPFVNFAPIVGGTNGISPIFLTTVDVTGGIGLDLKNWVKKLDANGNPVRNENNEPILEQAYSVATGTVLTINTKTKKLYNGDQELIDISKAFTPQKLEFIKAGGSYAIVFGKKLQTLAAKILGVEAPLVFAPSKEISHEGQGLTAVEKIFNRNAVGTTPGKVLHAGSDVRVEVNIVGSQDTTGLMTAQELESMAATVISPIVDGAYQSGCHTASVWDKKAQANIPKLMKFMNDFGLITARDPKGVYHSMTDVIHKVLNDITIDEWAIIIGGDSHTRMSKGVAFGADSGTVALALATGEASMPIPESVKVTFKGDMKSYMDFRDVVHATQSQMLKQFGGENVFQGRIIEVHIGTLTADQAFTFTDWTAEMKAKASICISEDATLIESLEIAKGRIQIMINKGMDNHNQVLQGLINKADKRIAEIKSGEKPALTPDANAKYYAEVVVDLDLIAEPMIADPDVNNADVSKRYTHDTIRPLSFYGGVKKVDLGFIGSCMVHKGDMKILAQILKNIEEQNGKVEFNAPLVVAPPTYNIVDELKAEGDWEVLQKYSGFEFDDNAPKGAARTEYEKMLYLERPGCNLCMGNQEKAAKGDTVMATSTRLFQGRVVEDSAEKKGESLLSSTPVVVLSTILGRTPTIDEYTAAVNGINLTKFAPSHKQLVK, encoded by the coding sequence ATGAATATTTATAACGATTATCTTAAAGAAATCGAAGAAAGAAAAGCTCAGGGACTTCATCCTAAACCAATTGATGGTGCCGAATTGCTAAGCGAAATAATCGCGCAAATTAAAGATTTGAATAACCCAAATCGTGAAGATTCGGTTAAGTATTTTATTTATAATACACTGCCGGGAACAACTCCTGCCGCTGGGGCAAAGGCTAAATTCTTAAAGGAAATTATTCTTGGAGAATCTGTTGTTAAAGAAATCACACCTGCTTTCGGTTTTGAATTATTATCACATATGAAAGGTGGTCCTTCTATTGAGGTATTGCTTGATTTGGCTTTGGGTAATGATGCTTCGATTGCCAAAGAAGCTGCAAATGTTCTTAAGACTCAGGTTTATCTTTATGAGGCGGACACAGACCGTTTGATTGCGGCATTCAAAAGTGGTAACGTAATCGCCAAAGAAATTCTAGAAAGTTATGCTAAGGCTGAGTTTTTTACAAATTTACCAGAGATAGCTGAAGAAATTAAAGTGGTTACTTTTATCGCTGGTGAAGGAGATATTTCGACTGACTTGCTTTCTCCAGGAAACCAAGCGCACTCAAGATCAGACCGTGAACTTCACGGTAAATGTATGATTACGCCTCAAGCACAAGACGAAATCAAAGCGTTGCAAGCGCAACATCCTGATAAATCTGTAATGTTGATTGCAGAAAAAGGTACTATGGGTGTAGGTTCTTCAAGAATGTCTGGTGTAAACAACGTGGCACTTTGGACAGGTAAACAAGCTAGCCCGTATGTTCCATTTGTTAATTTTGCTCCAATTGTTGGAGGAACAAATGGTATCTCTCCAATTTTCCTTACTACTGTTGATGTAACAGGAGGTATTGGACTTGACCTTAAAAACTGGGTAAAAAAGCTTGACGCGAATGGTAATCCTGTTCGTAATGAAAATAATGAACCTATTCTTGAGCAAGCCTATTCTGTTGCTACCGGAACGGTTCTTACCATAAACACAAAGACAAAGAAACTTTATAATGGCGACCAAGAGTTAATAGATATTTCTAAGGCATTCACGCCTCAAAAATTGGAATTCATCAAAGCGGGTGGGTCATATGCTATTGTTTTCGGAAAAAAACTTCAAACATTGGCAGCAAAGATTCTAGGTGTTGAAGCACCTCTTGTATTTGCTCCGTCAAAAGAAATATCGCACGAGGGACAAGGTCTTACAGCAGTTGAAAAAATCTTCAACAGGAACGCTGTGGGTACAACTCCAGGAAAAGTATTGCATGCTGGTTCGGATGTTCGTGTAGAAGTGAATATCGTAGGATCTCAGGACACAACTGGTCTTATGACTGCTCAGGAATTGGAGTCTATGGCAGCTACTGTGATTTCGCCAATTGTTGACGGTGCTTACCAATCTGGTTGTCACACAGCTTCGGTTTGGGATAAAAAAGCGCAGGCAAACATTCCAAAATTGATGAAGTTTATGAATGATTTCGGTTTGATCACAGCTCGTGACCCGAAAGGTGTTTACCACTCAATGACAGATGTAATTCACAAAGTTCTTAACGATATTACTATAGATGAATGGGCAATCATTATCGGTGGTGATTCTCATACCAGAATGTCTAAAGGAGTTGCTTTTGGTGCAGATTCAGGAACTGTTGCACTTGCATTGGCTACAGGAGAAGCTTCTATGCCAATTCCAGAATCTGTGAAAGTTACTTTCAAAGGAGATATGAAATCGTATATGGATTTCCGTGATGTGGTTCACGCTACACAGTCTCAAATGCTTAAACAGTTTGGTGGTGAAAATGTATTCCAAGGTAGAATCATTGAGGTTCACATTGGGACACTTACAGCTGATCAGGCATTTACATTTACTGACTGGACTGCAGAAATGAAAGCAAAAGCTTCTATTTGTATTTCTGAAGATGCTACTTTAATTGAATCATTGGAAATCGCTAAAGGAAGAATCCAGATTATGATCAACAAAGGCATGGATAATCACAATCAGGTTCTTCAGGGGTTAATTAATAAAGCAGATAAGAGAATTGCTGAGATTAAATCGGGTGAAAAACCTGCTTTGACTCCAGATGCAAATGCAAAATATTATGCTGAAGTTGTTGTTGATTTGGATCTAATTGCAGAGCCAATGATTGCAGATCCAGACGTAAATAATGCAGATGTTTCTAAGCGATATACTCACGATACTATCAGACCGCTTTCTTTTTATGGAGGTGTGAAAAAAGTAGATCTTGGATTTATCGGTTCTTGTATGGTTCACAAAGGCGATATGAAAATCCTTGCTCAAATACTTAAAAACATTGAAGAGCAAAATGGTAAAGTAGAATTCAATGCACCGCTTGTCGTTGCTCCACCAACTTACAATATTGTTGATGAATTGAAAGCCGAAGGTGACTGGGAAGTTTTACAGAAATACTCTGGTTTCGAATTTGACGATAACGCACCGAAAGGAGCAGCTCGTACTGAATACGAAAAGATGTTGTATCTAGAGCGCCCAGGATGTAACCTTTGTATGGGTAATCAGGAAAAAGCAGCTAAAGGTGATACGGTAATGGCAACTTCTACTCGTCTTTTTCAAGGAAGAGTTGTGGAGGATTCTGCTGAGAAAAAAGGAGAATCATTGCTTTCTTCTACTCCAGTTGTAGTATTGTCTACAATTCTTGGTAGAACTCCAACAATCGATGAATATACCGCTGCAGTGAACGGCATTAACTTAACTAAGTTTGCTCCTTCACACAAACAATTGGTAAAATAA
- a CDS encoding aconitate hydratase, whose protein sequence is MAFDIEMIEKVYANMKERVDKAREIVGRPLTLTEKILYSHLWDGIASKAFSRGGDYVDFAPDRVACQDATAQMALLQFMHAGKSKVAVPTTVHCDHLIQAKVGASTDLAVANTQSKEVFDFLSSVSNKYGIGFWKPGSGIIHQIVLENYAFPGGMMIGTDSHTVNAGGLGMLAIGVGGADAVDVMSGMSWELKFPKLIGVKLTGKLSGWTAPKDVILKVADILTVKGGTGAVVEYFGEGATSMSCTGKGTICNMGAEIGATTSTFGYDDSMRRYLTATDRQDVVDAADKVASYLTADPEVYANPEQYFDQLIEINLSELEPHINGPFTPDRGTPVSKMKAEAAANGWPIKIEWGLIGSCTNSSYEDMARAASIVNQAVEHGITPKAEFGINPGSEQIRYTIERDGIIATFEKLGTKVFTNACGPCIGQWDRAGADKGEKNTIVHSFNRNFSKRADGNPNTHAFVTSPEMVAALAISGRLDFNPLTDTLLNDNGEAIKLNAPFGDELPKRGFDVEDAGFQAPAVDGSSVQVVVSETSDRLQLLAPFDPWDGKNITGAKLLIKAFGKCTTDHISMAGPWLRFRGHLDNISNNMLIGAVNAFNEKANSVKNQLTATYDAVPAVARAYKAAGIPSIVVGDHNYGEGSSREHAAMEPRFLGVKAVLVKSFARIHETNLKKQGMLALTFVNETDYDKIQEDDTINFTDLIDFAPGKPLTLEFVHTDGSKDSILANHSYNESQIGWYKAGSALNLIAAGKV, encoded by the coding sequence ATGGCTTTTGATATTGAAATGATCGAAAAAGTGTACGCAAATATGAAAGAACGTGTGGATAAAGCGCGTGAGATAGTTGGTCGTCCGCTTACTTTAACAGAGAAAATTTTATACAGTCACCTTTGGGATGGAATCGCTTCTAAAGCCTTTTCCCGAGGGGGGGATTATGTAGATTTTGCTCCAGATAGAGTTGCTTGTCAGGATGCAACGGCTCAGATGGCTTTGTTGCAATTCATGCATGCAGGGAAAAGTAAAGTTGCGGTGCCAACAACTGTGCATTGTGACCACTTAATACAGGCCAAGGTCGGAGCTTCTACAGATTTGGCTGTAGCCAATACCCAGTCAAAAGAAGTTTTTGATTTTCTATCATCAGTATCCAATAAATATGGAATAGGTTTCTGGAAACCAGGTTCGGGAATTATTCATCAAATTGTTTTAGAAAATTACGCTTTCCCCGGAGGAATGATGATTGGTACCGATTCACATACCGTAAACGCTGGTGGATTGGGAATGTTGGCTATTGGGGTTGGTGGTGCCGATGCTGTCGATGTAATGTCTGGAATGTCTTGGGAATTGAAATTTCCTAAATTAATTGGAGTGAAATTAACTGGGAAATTATCCGGTTGGACGGCACCAAAAGACGTTATTCTAAAAGTGGCCGACATTCTTACCGTAAAGGGAGGAACCGGTGCTGTTGTAGAATATTTTGGCGAAGGAGCAACTTCGATGTCTTGCACTGGAAAAGGTACTATCTGTAATATGGGTGCCGAAATTGGTGCAACTACATCAACATTTGGTTACGATGATTCGATGCGCAGGTATTTGACGGCAACAGATCGTCAGGATGTAGTGGATGCTGCCGACAAAGTAGCTTCTTACCTGACTGCAGATCCTGAAGTTTACGCAAATCCGGAACAATATTTCGATCAACTTATCGAAATCAATTTATCCGAATTAGAACCGCATATCAACGGCCCTTTTACGCCAGATCGAGGAACACCTGTTTCCAAAATGAAAGCCGAAGCCGCCGCAAACGGATGGCCAATAAAAATAGAATGGGGGTTAATAGGTTCTTGTACCAATTCATCTTACGAAGACATGGCTCGGGCTGCATCCATAGTTAACCAAGCGGTTGAACACGGAATCACTCCCAAGGCCGAATTCGGAATTAATCCTGGTTCAGAACAAATTCGTTATACTATCGAAAGAGACGGCATTATTGCCACTTTCGAAAAATTGGGAACCAAAGTGTTTACTAATGCATGTGGACCTTGTATCGGACAATGGGACAGGGCAGGAGCCGATAAAGGAGAGAAAAACACTATCGTTCATTCTTTCAACCGTAATTTCTCCAAAAGAGCCGATGGTAACCCAAATACACATGCTTTTGTGACTTCGCCAGAAATGGTGGCTGCATTGGCAATTTCGGGAAGATTGGATTTTAATCCGCTGACAGATACTTTGCTGAATGATAATGGAGAAGCTATAAAATTAAACGCACCTTTTGGTGATGAACTTCCTAAAAGAGGTTTTGATGTAGAGGATGCCGGTTTTCAGGCTCCGGCAGTTGATGGTTCTTCGGTTCAAGTGGTGGTTTCTGAAACATCGGATAGATTGCAGCTTTTGGCTCCATTTGATCCTTGGGACGGAAAAAATATCACGGGCGCAAAACTTTTGATTAAAGCTTTCGGAAAATGTACCACAGACCACATTTCTATGGCAGGTCCTTGGTTGCGTTTCCGTGGGCATTTGGATAATATTTCAAACAATATGTTGATTGGAGCCGTTAATGCTTTTAATGAAAAAGCAAATTCGGTTAAAAACCAATTGACAGCTACTTATGATGCAGTTCCAGCCGTAGCTCGTGCTTACAAAGCCGCTGGAATCCCTTCAATTGTTGTAGGAGATCACAATTACGGTGAAGGTTCTTCCCGTGAACATGCCGCTATGGAGCCTCGTTTTTTGGGTGTAAAAGCGGTTCTGGTAAAATCATTTGCCCGTATCCACGAAACCAACCTGAAAAAACAAGGAATGTTGGCACTTACATTTGTCAATGAAACAGACTACGACAAAATTCAGGAAGATGACACCATCAATTTTACTGATTTGATAGATTTCGCTCCCGGAAAACCGTTGACTTTAGAATTCGTTCACACAGACGGAAGCAAAGATAGTATCTTGGCGAACCACAGTTACAACGAGAGTCAAATTGGTTGGTACAAAGCTGGTTCGGCTCTTAATTTGATAGCTGCTGGCAAAGTATAG
- a CDS encoding SpoIIAA family protein encodes MVKQIKIFEGDSIALELTDSFTMSDALLIEQLFEEKLSAGHKHVNILIKVKDMSILKNMELKAFWDGEIWGIKHFGKIGRCAVVAHSDFIKTVVKVENKVLHFFNNALEEKYFDTEQLDEALKFIEG; translated from the coding sequence ATGGTAAAACAAATCAAAATATTCGAAGGTGATTCCATCGCATTGGAGTTGACGGATTCATTCACTATGAGTGATGCTCTTTTGATAGAACAGCTTTTTGAGGAAAAATTGAGTGCTGGTCACAAACATGTCAATATATTGATTAAGGTAAAAGATATGTCTATACTCAAGAACATGGAGTTGAAAGCTTTTTGGGATGGCGAAATATGGGGGATCAAGCATTTTGGTAAAATAGGTCGTTGCGCAGTTGTCGCACATTCTGATTTTATCAAGACAGTAGTCAAGGTCGAAAACAAAGTGCTTCATTTTTTTAATAATGCACTTGAAGAAAAATATTTTGATACAGAGCAATTAGACGAGGCATTAAAATTTATAGAAGGATAA
- the trhA gene encoding PAQR family membrane homeostasis protein TrhA — MTKRIQTHREEQVNGISHLFGILFCLIGMPFLIAKANEHHNFMTLTSVIVFGIGMLMVYSFSTLYHLVQNKKRKQLLKIADHISIYYLIAGTYSPLMIAYLNRSTALIFLGIMWLIALLGTFFKIINSNRFKKASVVMYLLMGWMIVFVIKPLWGIMPLSVFLWILAGGISYSVGVYFYVNSYKKYFHAVWHFFVLLGTVFHYIAVLKSL, encoded by the coding sequence ATGACAAAGAGAATTCAAACCCATAGAGAAGAGCAAGTTAATGGGATTTCTCACCTTTTCGGGATACTTTTTTGTTTGATCGGAATGCCTTTTCTCATTGCAAAAGCAAATGAGCATCACAATTTTATGACACTAACTTCCGTTATTGTATTTGGAATTGGGATGTTAATGGTGTATTCATTTTCTACTTTGTACCATTTAGTGCAAAATAAGAAAAGAAAACAATTGCTCAAAATAGCCGATCATATCAGTATTTATTACCTGATTGCAGGAACCTATTCGCCATTGATGATTGCTTATTTGAATAGAAGTACAGCTTTGATTTTTTTGGGAATAATGTGGTTGATTGCTTTGTTGGGAACTTTTTTTAAGATAATCAATAGTAATCGTTTTAAAAAGGCTTCGGTTGTCATGTATCTATTGATGGGCTGGATGATTGTATTTGTCATAAAACCCTTGTGGGGAATCATGCCTTTGTCGGTTTTTTTGTGGATTCTGGCAGGAGGGATAAGTTATTCGGTGGGTGTCTATTTTTATGTAAATAGTTATAAAAAGTACTTTCATGCGGTTTGGCATTTTTTTGTGCTTCTCGGAACCGTATTCCATTATATTGCTGTTTTGAAAAGTTTGTGA
- a CDS encoding C40 family peptidase, with protein MMKFFKLIVIAFFLCSMSVFSQENTIKHTIVKGETISSIAQKYNVSISDIYKLNPKAKKTLQLNQVLSIPKSESDKDKSITAESEVSEKTIEVSHVVLPKETLYGFIKQYKTNIKLLYKANPKLETEGLKIGQTIVIPSTLTKAEIAGLSSSTTQESVAKVETEVSLTHEVKAKESLYAIAKMYGVTLKEIQNANPSIGKKGLGVGQIIQIPSNGKMPDNEVVVEDKKTVINENPISVKGNKEIVPTVVEKETKVKEQNTEPQTQTSEIIHEVLTKETKYGIAKKYGISVSELEKQNPATRQKLLVGSKLNIQVSNEKFEEINKDKIVENKEEIAKESPREIVKATEVKDTARVFVAIPNVDLIDKIIQSASEKIGVRYRTGGTTTAGFDCSGLLYSTFAEFDLKLPRSSIEQAAIGEKVNDEDVQKGDLIFFKTNGRRQINHVGMVIEVAEDEIKFIHSSIHSGVIISSTKEPYYQRNFAQVNRVIK; from the coding sequence ATGATGAAGTTTTTTAAATTAATTGTTATAGCCTTTTTTTTATGTAGTATGAGTGTTTTTTCGCAAGAAAATACGATTAAACACACTATAGTAAAAGGTGAAACGATTTCCAGTATAGCCCAAAAATATAATGTTTCCATTTCTGATATTTATAAATTAAATCCTAAAGCCAAAAAGACGCTGCAACTCAATCAGGTTTTGAGTATTCCAAAATCAGAATCAGATAAAGATAAATCTATTACTGCAGAAAGTGAAGTTTCTGAAAAAACAATAGAAGTTTCACATGTGGTACTGCCAAAGGAAACATTGTACGGGTTTATCAAACAATATAAGACAAATATAAAATTACTCTATAAGGCCAATCCAAAATTAGAAACGGAAGGTTTGAAAATAGGACAGACTATTGTTATTCCGTCAACTTTGACCAAAGCAGAAATTGCAGGATTGTCAAGTTCAACAACACAAGAGTCGGTTGCGAAAGTTGAAACAGAAGTTTCTTTAACGCATGAAGTTAAAGCTAAAGAGTCTTTGTACGCTATTGCAAAAATGTATGGAGTTACGTTGAAAGAAATTCAAAATGCGAATCCATCAATAGGTAAAAAAGGTTTGGGTGTTGGTCAAATTATCCAGATTCCAAGTAACGGAAAAATGCCTGATAATGAAGTTGTAGTTGAAGATAAAAAAACGGTAATTAATGAAAATCCAATTTCTGTTAAAGGCAATAAAGAGATTGTTCCTACTGTAGTTGAAAAAGAAACGAAAGTAAAAGAGCAAAATACAGAGCCTCAAACTCAAACGTCAGAAATCATTCATGAAGTTTTAACTAAAGAAACAAAGTACGGAATTGCCAAAAAGTATGGGATTTCTGTTTCGGAATTAGAAAAACAAAATCCTGCGACTCGTCAAAAGTTGCTGGTTGGTTCTAAGTTGAATATTCAGGTTTCCAATGAAAAATTTGAAGAAATAAATAAAGACAAAATTGTTGAGAATAAAGAAGAAATTGCAAAAGAATCTCCAAGGGAGATTGTAAAAGCAACTGAGGTAAAAGACACAGCTAGAGTATTTGTTGCAATTCCGAATGTTGATTTAATTGATAAAATTATTCAATCTGCATCCGAAAAGATAGGTGTTAGATATAGAACCGGTGGTACAACAACAGCAGGATTTGATTGTTCTGGTTTGTTGTATTCTACTTTTGCTGAATTTGATTTAAAATTGCCTAGATCCTCTATAGAACAGGCTGCTATTGGGGAAAAAGTTAATGACGAAGATGTCCAAAAAGGGGATTTGATTTTTTTTAAGACCAATGGAAGGCGTCAGATCAATCATGTCGGTATGGTGATTGAAGTGGCTGAGGATGAAATTAAATTTATTCATTCTTCGATTCATTCCGGAGTAATTATATCATCTACAAAAGAACCTTATTATCAACGAAACTTTGCTCAGGTAAATAGAGTAATAAAATAA
- a CDS encoding APC family permease, with product MEENKPVEFKRELGLLDGTMLVVGSMIGSGIFIVSADIARQVGSAGWLVLIWLISGLITMIAAVSYGELSAMFPNAGGQYVYLKEAYNKLVAFLYGWSFFAVIQTGTIAAVGVGFSKFAAYLYPPLSDENILCEIGAFKLNAAQIVSIITIVLLTYINSRGVKNSKILQTILTIIKILSLFGLIVFGFVLAAKADIWNANWSDAWSSRAYDTEAGSWSPIGGTALLTGISAAMVGALFSSDAWVGVTFIAGEIKKPERNVGLSLFLGTFIVTIIYILANLMYLAVIPMQEIATAKSDRVAVVASQYTFGDMGTIIIALMIMISTFACNNGLIMAGARVYYTMAKDGLFFKKAAVLNDASVPAWALWVQCFWASALCLTGKYGDLLDFVIIIVLIFYILTIYGIFILRKKMPEVERPYKAFGYPFLPLVYIVVAIAICIGLLATKFSTCGWGVLIMLSGIPIYYLSKPKE from the coding sequence ATGGAAGAGAATAAACCTGTAGAATTTAAAAGAGAACTCGGATTACTTGATGGAACCATGCTTGTTGTAGGGTCGATGATTGGATCCGGAATATTTATTGTAAGTGCCGATATTGCCAGACAAGTTGGGTCGGCAGGTTGGCTAGTGTTAATATGGCTAATTTCGGGATTGATTACCATGATTGCTGCTGTGAGTTATGGAGAATTAAGTGCCATGTTTCCAAACGCCGGAGGACAATACGTTTATCTCAAGGAAGCTTATAATAAATTAGTTGCCTTTTTGTACGGATGGAGTTTCTTTGCTGTAATTCAAACAGGAACAATTGCAGCGGTTGGTGTTGGTTTTTCCAAATTTGCGGCCTATTTGTATCCGCCTTTGAGTGATGAAAATATTTTATGTGAAATTGGAGCTTTTAAATTGAATGCGGCTCAGATTGTCTCCATAATTACAATTGTTTTATTGACTTATATCAATAGCCGTGGAGTGAAGAACAGTAAAATTCTTCAAACGATTTTGACAATAATTAAGATTTTGTCATTGTTCGGATTGATTGTTTTTGGCTTTGTGTTGGCTGCCAAAGCTGATATTTGGAATGCCAACTGGTCTGATGCCTGGAGTTCAAGAGCTTATGATACAGAGGCTGGATCGTGGTCACCTATTGGAGGGACTGCATTGTTAACCGGGATTTCTGCTGCAATGGTAGGAGCTTTGTTTTCAAGTGACGCCTGGGTGGGTGTGACTTTTATTGCGGGAGAAATAAAAAAACCGGAACGGAACGTAGGATTGAGTTTGTTTTTGGGAACTTTTATTGTGACAATTATTTATATTTTGGCGAATTTGATGTATCTGGCTGTGATTCCAATGCAGGAAATCGCCACCGCAAAATCGGATAGGGTTGCAGTTGTAGCTTCGCAATATACTTTTGGGGATATGGGAACGATAATTATTGCTTTGATGATTATGATTTCAACTTTTGCCTGTAACAACGGATTAATTATGGCGGGAGCTAGAGTGTATTATACAATGGCGAAAGATGGTCTGTTTTTCAAGAAAGCTGCTGTTCTTAATGATGCCAGTGTACCGGCATGGGCTTTGTGGGTTCAGTGTTTTTGGGCTTCGGCTTTGTGTTTGACCGGAAAATATGGTGATTTATTGGATTTTGTAATTATCATCGTATTGATTTTTTATATCCTTACTATTTACGGAATTTTTATTCTAAGAAAAAAAATGCCAGAAGTAGAAAGACCATACAAGGCTTTTGGATATCCATTTTTACCATTAGTGTATATTGTTGTGGCAATCGCAATTTGTATTGGATTATTGGCTACAAAGTTTTCTACCTGTGGTTGGGGAGTTTTGATTATGTTGTCAGGTATTCCAATTTATTATTTGTCAAAACCAAAAGAATAA
- the ald gene encoding alanine dehydrogenase produces the protein MIIGVPKEIKNNENRVALTPGGVAEMKNNGHSVYVQATAGEGSGFADEEYVTAGAVILPTIEEVYSIAEMIIKVKEPIASEYPLIKKDQLLFTYFHFASSEPLTHAMIERQAVCLAYETVEKADRSLPLLVPMSEVAGRMSIQEGAKYLEKPLKGRGILLGGVPGVPPAKVLVLGGGIVGTQAAKMAAGLGAQVTIMDVSLPRLRQLSDIMPANVTTIMSNDYNIKKAITESDLVVGAVLIPGAKAPHLIKRDMLKLMRPGTVLVDVAVDQGGCIETCTPTTHENPTFIIDNIVHYCVANMPGAVPYTSTLALTNATLPYALQLANKGWQVACAENEELKKGLNIANGKILYKGVADAWNLPFNEELILENAVC, from the coding sequence ATGATAATTGGTGTACCAAAAGAAATCAAGAATAACGAAAACCGTGTTGCTTTAACTCCAGGAGGAGTTGCCGAAATGAAAAATAACGGGCACAGTGTTTATGTTCAGGCAACAGCGGGTGAAGGAAGTGGATTTGCAGATGAAGAATATGTAACGGCTGGTGCGGTAATCTTACCTACTATCGAAGAAGTGTACAGTATTGCTGAGATGATTATCAAAGTAAAAGAGCCTATCGCTTCTGAATATCCTTTAATCAAAAAAGATCAGTTACTTTTTACGTACTTCCATTTTGCTTCATCAGAACCTTTGACTCACGCCATGATTGAGCGTCAAGCCGTTTGTTTAGCCTACGAAACCGTAGAAAAAGCAGACCGTAGCTTACCATTATTGGTTCCAATGTCTGAAGTAGCAGGTCGTATGTCAATACAGGAAGGTGCCAAATACTTGGAAAAACCATTAAAAGGAAGAGGAATTCTTCTTGGTGGTGTACCAGGAGTTCCTCCTGCCAAAGTATTAGTCCTTGGTGGTGGAATCGTAGGAACCCAAGCTGCAAAAATGGCCGCAGGTTTAGGAGCCCAAGTAACAATTATGGATGTAAGTTTACCACGTTTACGTCAATTGAGCGATATTATGCCTGCCAATGTGACAACCATAATGTCTAATGATTATAATATTAAAAAAGCTATAACCGAATCTGATTTGGTAGTTGGAGCCGTGTTAATCCCAGGAGCAAAAGCACCGCATTTGATTAAACGCGATATGCTAAAATTAATGCGCCCTGGTACCGTACTTGTAGACGTAGCTGTAGACCAAGGCGGATGTATCGAGACTTGTACTCCTACGACTCACGAAAACCCAACGTTCATTATAGATAATATTGTACATTACTGTGTGGCCAATATGCCAGGAGCAGTCCCATATACTTCGACATTAGCACTTACAAATGCCACTTTACCTTACGCATTGCAATTGGCAAACAAAGGATGGCAAGTAGCCTGTGCTGAAAATGAAGAATTAAAAAAAGGATTAAACATTGCCAACGGAAAAATCCTTTACAAAGGAGTCGCCGATGCCTGGAATCTTCCTTTTAATGAAGAGTTAATATTAGAAAACGCTGTTTGCTAA
- a CDS encoding Lrp/AsnC family transcriptional regulator — protein sequence MILDENDRKILRLLQDDAHLTLKDISNRINLSLTPVHDRVKRLEKEGIIERYVSVLNKKKLGINLTVYCQVTLVKQTFDISESFNQAILNLPEVVECNFVSGSFDYLLKIVLPDMESYHHFHQMKLSILPEVSLINSFFIISEVKSTTVLPI from the coding sequence ATGATTTTAGATGAAAATGACAGAAAAATTTTGCGTCTCCTGCAGGATGATGCGCATTTGACATTGAAAGACATTTCAAATCGAATAAATCTTTCGTTAACTCCTGTTCATGATCGGGTCAAAAGACTTGAAAAAGAGGGGATTATTGAGCGATATGTGTCTGTTTTGAATAAAAAAAAATTGGGAATAAATTTGACGGTTTACTGTCAGGTGACGTTGGTAAAACAAACCTTCGATATTTCTGAAAGTTTTAATCAGGCGATATTGAATTTACCCGAAGTAGTGGAATGTAATTTCGTTTCGGGAAGTTTTGATTATTTATTGAAAATTGTTTTGCCTGATATGGAAAGTTATCATCATTTTCATCAAATGAAACTCTCGATTTTGCCTGAAGTTTCATTGATAAATAGTTTTTTTATCATTTCAGAAGTGAAGAGCACAACGGTATTGCCAATTTAG